A window of the Xiashengella succiniciproducens genome harbors these coding sequences:
- a CDS encoding ParA family protein: MAKVIALANQKGGVGKTTTAINLAASLAVLEYKVLVVDADPQANATSGLGFDLSKIENSIYECIVGKAEPKDAILQGEIDHLFLMPSHIDLVGAEIEMLNMPKREYVLKDILEKVRDNYDFVLIDCSPSLGLITVNALTAADSVIIPVQCEYFALEGLGKLLNTIKIIQSRLNPELEIEGFLLTMYDSRLNLSNQVVEEVKSHFQEMVFETLITRNIKLSEAPSYGKAVVMYDAASKGATNYLNLARELLQRNNMTKMDNKDKVISK; encoded by the coding sequence ATGGCAAAAGTAATTGCTCTTGCGAATCAGAAAGGCGGGGTTGGAAAGACTACAACTGCCATCAATCTGGCAGCGAGTCTGGCAGTGTTGGAGTACAAAGTGCTGGTTGTTGATGCAGACCCTCAGGCCAATGCCACTTCTGGTTTAGGTTTTGATTTGTCGAAGATTGAGAATAGCATCTATGAGTGCATAGTTGGAAAGGCAGAACCAAAGGATGCTATATTACAGGGGGAGATAGACCACCTTTTCCTGATGCCTTCTCATATAGACCTTGTTGGTGCTGAGATAGAGATGCTCAATATGCCCAAGCGTGAATATGTACTGAAGGACATACTTGAGAAAGTAAGGGACAACTATGATTTCGTACTTATAGACTGTTCACCATCTCTTGGGCTAATCACTGTAAATGCATTGACCGCTGCAGATTCGGTTATCATACCAGTACAGTGCGAGTATTTTGCTCTTGAGGGACTTGGGAAGCTGCTTAACACTATCAAAATAATACAGAGCCGATTGAATCCGGAACTTGAGATTGAAGGATTCCTGCTCACTATGTATGATTCACGACTCAACCTGTCCAATCAGGTTGTAGAAGAGGTTAAGAGCCACTTCCAGGAGATGGTGTTTGAAACCCTTATTACACGTAATATCAAGCTCAGCGAAGCTCCTAGTTACGGTAAGGCTGTTGTTATGTATGATGCGGCTTCCAAAGGTGCTACCAACTATTTGAATCTGGCACGTGAGTTGCTGCAAAGGAACAACATGACCAAGATGGATAATAAGGATAAGGTAATTAGTAAATAA
- a CDS encoding ParB/RepB/Spo0J family partition protein, with amino-acid sequence MGKKNVLGRGLGALIDNPDDIRKPRPSASINEIDISLIEVNPWQPRSTFDEERLEELAASIRSVGIVVPLTLRKTDEDKYQIIAGERRFRAARKAGLTKVPAYVREAEDDVMLEMALVENIQREDLDPIEVAISYQRLLDECNLTQEDLSEKVGKKRSTVSNYLRLLKLPAEIQMGLRSRSISMGQARAIINIENTEKQLEIYRKIVEEDLSVRMVEALVRELDSPSKPEKVKTTKELSDEYNELKKHLSEFFKTNIGFSRDGKGKGKIVIPFKSDDELEQIIAILDRAKA; translated from the coding sequence ATGGGCAAAAAGAACGTTTTAGGAAGAGGTTTAGGTGCATTGATCGACAATCCAGATGATATCAGAAAGCCACGGCCTTCTGCATCCATCAATGAGATTGATATTAGTCTGATCGAGGTAAACCCATGGCAGCCGCGTTCCACATTTGATGAAGAAAGGCTTGAGGAACTGGCAGCCTCCATCAGAAGCGTAGGGATTGTGGTACCTCTTACTTTACGTAAGACAGACGAGGATAAGTACCAGATAATTGCCGGAGAGCGTCGTTTTCGTGCAGCGAGAAAAGCAGGCCTTACCAAGGTTCCTGCCTATGTACGTGAAGCAGAAGACGATGTGATGCTCGAGATGGCACTGGTTGAAAATATCCAGCGCGAGGATTTGGATCCCATTGAAGTTGCTATTAGCTACCAACGCCTTCTTGATGAGTGTAATCTGACTCAGGAAGATTTGTCAGAGAAGGTTGGTAAAAAGCGATCTACTGTAAGCAATTATCTGCGTCTTCTGAAACTTCCGGCTGAAATTCAGATGGGACTTCGTTCCAGAAGTATTTCTATGGGACAGGCAAGAGCTATTATCAATATTGAAAATACTGAAAAGCAGCTTGAGATCTACAGGAAGATAGTTGAGGAAGATCTGTCGGTCCGCATGGTCGAAGCACTGGTACGTGAGTTGGACAGCCCTTCAAAACCCGAAAAGGTCAAGACCACCAAAGAGCTTTCTGATGAATACAATGAACTGAAGAAGCATTTGTCTGAATTCTTCAAAACAAATATCGGATTCTCGCGTGACGGAAAAGGAAAGGGCAAGATCGTTATTCCATTCAAATCTGATGATGAGCTTGAGCAGATTATTGCAATACTGGACAGGGCAAAGGCTTAA
- a CDS encoding DUF5683 domain-containing protein, producing MSRLLQYWTGQRLKQVRISTLPLLLFCSLSVNAQLVSDKPDVLTGNTAADINVSLTDSVADPAFIVPDSLVPSPAAPLTTDSIGFRVMPGTITTEVPVKIFIDEEYTHSPHKATVYAAVLPGAGQIYNKKYWKLPILYGGIGALVYAINFNTSYYDKYRSAYRDFLIRDPGNTSYDQFIPPGLEIEDVHGPYSDWFKRALQNKKRYYKRSRDLSYIGMAALYVISIIDANVDAHFYDFDISDDLSMRIEPAMVQPVGQTSSSLGLQVKFTF from the coding sequence TTGAGCAGATTATTGCAATACTGGACAGGGCAAAGGCTTAAGCAGGTAAGGATAAGTACTCTGCCTCTTTTACTCTTCTGCTCCCTGTCAGTCAATGCTCAGCTTGTGTCTGATAAGCCGGATGTATTGACCGGAAATACGGCTGCCGATATTAATGTATCCTTGACCGATTCTGTTGCTGATCCTGCTTTTATTGTACCTGACAGTTTAGTTCCTTCCCCTGCAGCTCCGTTAACAACCGATAGTATTGGTTTCAGAGTTATGCCGGGAACCATTACTACAGAGGTTCCTGTAAAGATTTTTATAGACGAAGAATATACTCACTCACCTCACAAGGCTACTGTTTATGCTGCTGTTCTTCCAGGTGCAGGACAGATATACAATAAAAAATACTGGAAGTTGCCCATACTCTATGGAGGTATTGGAGCGTTGGTATATGCCATCAACTTCAATACTAGTTATTATGACAAGTACAGATCTGCTTACAGGGACTTCCTGATTCGAGATCCGGGCAATACCAGCTATGACCAGTTCATCCCTCCGGGGCTTGAGATTGAAGATGTGCATGGTCCCTATTCCGATTGGTTTAAGAGAGCCCTGCAAAACAAAAAACGCTATTATAAAAGATCGCGTGATCTTAGTTATATTGGCATGGCAGCTCTGTATGTTATTAGTATCATTGATGCCAATGTAGATGCGCATTTCTATGACTTTGACATCAGTGATGATTTGTCAATGAGAATAGAACCTGCAATGGTTCAGCCTGTAGGACAGACGTCTTCGTCCTTGGGCTTGCAGGTTAAGTTTACGTTTTGA
- a CDS encoding lytic transglycosylase domain-containing protein, which produces MKRAFLIIAVLMLLPVNKNIFAFGTSNPDNYAASLDSMMNLWHSRPSVGELVVDTIIESAENLVEELPDSVYIARLAAINTPIQLTFNSQVKSYIKLYTQRRREQVEQMLGLSQYYFPIFEAELDAANLPHELKYLPVIESALNPRALSKAGASGIWQFMYYTGKKYGLEVNSYIDERRDPVKASKAAVAFLSDLYEIYGDWKLVIAAYNCGPGNVNKAIRRTGGKTDFWEIYYRLPRETRGYVPAYIAAVYTFNYSREHGLYPKAPQLPVATDTVMVYQPLHFKQISEITSIPLEVIRDLNPQYRLDVIPAKDKMYPLRLAFDHATLFASLEDTIYNHRRLELFPDNKLVAAPVEASSLPVVAPAGTEAIYYTVKSGDVVGLIADWFDVRTSDLQYWNNIKRNMIRVGQKLVIYVPKAKADHYRAVAQRHGSSAASVKPATTASAQSTSTLASSASASGEYVYYTVRSGDNIWAIAKKYQGVSPQDILNLNNISDATKIKPGQKLKIKPL; this is translated from the coding sequence ATGAAAAGAGCATTCTTGATAATAGCAGTGCTGATGTTGCTTCCGGTTAATAAGAACATTTTTGCCTTTGGAACATCCAACCCTGATAACTACGCAGCTTCACTCGACAGTATGATGAACCTATGGCATTCCAGACCTTCGGTCGGTGAGCTGGTTGTTGATACTATTATTGAGAGTGCTGAGAATCTGGTTGAGGAACTGCCCGACTCAGTCTACATTGCACGTCTGGCTGCCATCAATACACCTATACAACTCACATTCAACAGTCAGGTAAAATCATACATCAAACTCTATACGCAGAGACGTCGTGAGCAGGTAGAGCAAATGCTGGGACTATCGCAATATTATTTCCCGATCTTCGAAGCAGAACTGGATGCAGCCAACCTTCCTCACGAATTAAAGTATCTCCCTGTGATTGAGTCAGCTCTTAACCCACGTGCACTATCTAAGGCTGGAGCAAGTGGTATCTGGCAGTTTATGTATTACACAGGCAAGAAATACGGACTGGAGGTCAATTCATATATAGACGAGCGACGTGATCCCGTAAAAGCTTCAAAGGCCGCAGTAGCATTTCTTTCTGATCTTTATGAGATATATGGAGACTGGAAACTTGTAATTGCAGCATACAACTGTGGACCGGGTAATGTAAACAAGGCTATCAGACGCACAGGTGGCAAGACCGACTTCTGGGAGATCTATTATCGGCTGCCACGTGAGACCAGAGGATATGTACCTGCCTATATTGCAGCAGTATATACATTCAACTATTCAAGGGAACATGGGCTGTATCCCAAGGCACCACAACTGCCTGTAGCAACCGATACAGTAATGGTATATCAACCTCTGCATTTCAAGCAGATCTCTGAGATTACAAGTATTCCGTTGGAGGTTATTCGCGATTTGAACCCTCAGTATCGTCTGGATGTAATTCCTGCGAAGGACAAGATGTATCCTCTTCGCCTTGCTTTTGATCATGCTACTTTGTTTGCCTCTCTTGAGGATACTATTTACAATCACCGTCGCCTTGAGTTATTCCCCGACAATAAGCTAGTTGCAGCTCCAGTGGAAGCCTCCTCACTCCCGGTTGTTGCACCTGCTGGTACTGAAGCAATTTACTATACTGTCAAATCGGGAGATGTCGTGGGTCTGATTGCCGATTGGTTTGATGTAAGAACATCCGACCTTCAATACTGGAACAATATTAAGCGAAATATGATCAGGGTTGGTCAGAAGCTGGTGATTTATGTGCCAAAAGCAAAGGCTGACCATTACAGGGCTGTTGCCCAAAGGCACGGAAGCTCAGCCGCTTCCGTGAAGCCTGCAACAACTGCTTCTGCCCAAAGCACTTCGACTCTTGCCAGTTCGGCATCTGCCAGTGGAGAATATGTTTATTACACAGTTCGTTCTGGAGACAATATCTGGGCTATTGCAAAGAAGTATCAGGGAGTTTCTCCTCAGGACATCCTGAATCTTAATAATATCTCGGATGCTACCAAGATTAAGCCCGGTCAGAAATTGAAAATTAAACCGTTATAA
- a CDS encoding zinc metallopeptidase — protein sequence MVSIPLLLIFGFFALASWIVSAQLKSRFAKYSRSILPTGLSGREVAEKMLRENGINDVKVLSVPGQLTDHYNPSNKTVNLSPEVYNGRSVAAASVAAHECGHAVQHARAYAPLQLRSALVPIQNVSARLLNIIFIAMFAGAIILPGLITFDAALLVIIACYAVFAAFAVVTLPVEIDASRRALAWLNTSGITGGRSHEEAKDALRWAAYTYVVAALSALATLFYYIMLYLGRRD from the coding sequence ATGGTATCTATTCCATTATTATTGATCTTTGGTTTTTTCGCACTTGCCAGCTGGATTGTTAGTGCACAGTTGAAGAGCAGGTTTGCGAAGTATTCGCGGTCCATTCTTCCTACAGGCCTGTCTGGCAGGGAGGTAGCAGAGAAAATGCTGCGCGAAAATGGTATCAATGATGTTAAGGTACTGTCTGTACCGGGACAACTGACCGACCATTACAATCCAAGCAATAAGACAGTTAATCTAAGTCCTGAAGTATATAATGGTCGCAGCGTTGCTGCAGCCTCAGTGGCTGCACACGAATGCGGGCATGCAGTTCAGCACGCCAGGGCCTATGCCCCGTTGCAATTACGCTCAGCACTGGTGCCTATTCAGAATGTAAGTGCAAGATTGCTTAATATTATCTTTATAGCAATGTTTGCAGGAGCAATAATACTTCCTGGACTTATTACCTTTGATGCTGCCTTGCTTGTGATTATCGCATGTTATGCAGTATTTGCAGCATTTGCAGTAGTTACCTTACCTGTGGAAATAGATGCAAGTCGCAGAGCTCTGGCCTGGCTTAACACATCAGGTATAACAGGAGGTCGCAGTCATGAGGAAGCCAAGGATGCTCTGAGATGGGCAGCCTATACTTATGTAGTTGCCGCCTTGTCTGCACTTGCGACCCTGTTCTACTACATTATGCTTTACCTTGGCAGAAGGGATTAA
- a CDS encoding RDD family protein, whose product METFNLQTTQNVELRFRVASIGDRIIATLIDLLLMGLYAGLVALISELFGTVSESAAARVLLLLMPLVLYHLLFEIFFNGQSPGKYIMKIRVVKADGTPLSVGAALIRWVFRLVDLTFFFGGIATLVIILNGKGQRLGDIAASTTVLKVPSKYGLSQTVWTEVPVGHKITFPQVELLNDSDIRTIKEVLLISENNKKQHSNGALLQKTKDAVSKKLSVTTDMPNRDFLITLVWDYNTIHSTPERELV is encoded by the coding sequence ATGGAAACATTTAACCTGCAAACCACACAAAATGTCGAGCTCCGTTTCAGGGTAGCCAGCATAGGTGATCGTATCATTGCAACATTAATTGACCTTCTGTTGATGGGTCTCTATGCTGGGTTGGTGGCTCTAATAAGTGAACTGTTTGGAACTGTATCAGAGTCTGCAGCAGCAAGGGTCCTGTTGTTACTGATGCCTCTTGTGCTTTATCACCTGCTATTTGAGATATTTTTCAACGGTCAGAGTCCTGGTAAGTATATAATGAAAATCAGGGTAGTCAAGGCTGATGGAACTCCTCTCTCGGTAGGAGCTGCACTAATTAGATGGGTTTTCAGGCTTGTTGACCTCACATTTTTCTTTGGCGGAATAGCTACTTTAGTTATAATACTCAATGGTAAAGGCCAGCGACTGGGAGATATAGCTGCATCAACCACAGTACTTAAAGTGCCGTCCAAGTACGGGCTAAGTCAGACAGTGTGGACTGAAGTGCCGGTTGGTCACAAAATTACTTTTCCACAAGTGGAGCTGCTGAATGATAGTGACATTAGGACTATCAAGGAGGTATTGCTGATTTCCGAGAATAACAAAAAGCAGCACTCCAACGGAGCGCTGCTTCAAAAAACTAAAGATGCGGTCTCTAAAAAGCTATCGGTTACTACCGACATGCCAAACCGCGACTTTCTTATAACCCTTGTCTGGGACTACAACACAATTCATAGTACCCCAGAACGGGAACTGGTTTAA
- a CDS encoding stage II sporulation protein M, whose translation MKEITFIRLNKKRWSDFEDQISGKDVRNISPDDLASNYIRLTDDLSYARTFYPQSGVVEYLNTLSSKAHALIYRNKRERSDRLTGFWLRELPLEIYNIRKDILLSFLIFMGAFLIGWFSAFQEEDFVRAILGNEYVNTTIDNISKGDPLGIYGDSTPFRMFLAIAFNNIGVSIVAFIFGLLTPIGTAVILMRNGIMVGAFLSFFFQYSLGKVSIMGVMLHGTMELSAIVLAGGAGLMLGRSILFPGTYTRTHQFINAARRGTKLVVGIMPCFVIAAIIESYVTRYYKEMGFWAEFGIILISLLFMVFYFIIYPIITHNKYEKPK comes from the coding sequence ATGAAGGAGATCACTTTCATCAGATTAAACAAAAAAAGATGGTCGGACTTTGAAGATCAGATCTCTGGTAAGGATGTCAGAAACATCAGCCCTGATGACCTCGCATCTAATTATATTAGGCTTACAGACGATCTGTCCTATGCCCGGACCTTTTACCCTCAGTCAGGAGTTGTAGAATACCTCAATACCCTGAGCTCGAAAGCTCATGCACTGATCTATAGAAATAAAAGGGAGAGAAGTGACAGACTCACAGGTTTTTGGCTTAGGGAACTGCCTCTTGAGATATATAATATTAGGAAGGATATACTGCTATCCTTTCTGATCTTTATGGGAGCTTTCCTTATTGGTTGGTTTTCTGCCTTTCAGGAAGAGGATTTTGTCCGTGCCATCCTTGGTAACGAATACGTCAATACAACTATCGACAATATATCAAAAGGAGATCCTCTTGGAATATATGGAGACTCTACTCCATTCAGGATGTTCCTTGCAATAGCATTCAACAATATAGGGGTTTCAATAGTGGCTTTTATATTTGGGTTACTCACTCCAATTGGTACCGCAGTGATACTTATGCGGAATGGCATCATGGTTGGGGCCTTCTTATCATTCTTCTTTCAGTACTCCCTTGGGAAGGTTTCCATTATGGGCGTTATGCTCCATGGTACCATGGAACTTTCAGCAATAGTACTGGCTGGTGGGGCCGGGTTGATGCTTGGAAGAAGCATTTTGTTTCCGGGTACCTATACCCGTACGCACCAGTTTATAAATGCTGCAAGAAGGGGCACAAAATTAGTTGTAGGTATTATGCCATGCTTTGTAATAGCTGCAATCATTGAAAGTTATGTTACCAGATACTACAAGGAGATGGGATTCTGGGCGGAGTTTGGTATAATACTGATATCACTACTTTTTATGGTCTTTTACTTTATCATATATCCCATAATAACCCACA